The Listeria sp. PSOL-1 genome includes a region encoding these proteins:
- a CDS encoding immunoglobulin-like domain-containing protein: protein MKKSFIVILTLMMLSMSLMQPLSVFAKVEDSGSGEQYIIDQNGGQSQPITVVGLTPGQHYTIKADVMVHSLTPAPSSTVGDVDLTPVIVVNDYMQSRTDTAFTLAINDTGTQIYDEEMTVMSPSFTATSTTATVYGAGFINGANNKDATAVMRIGNVRAVKTSDVDNEYPDTTANPVVNPVTEIDTTVTGTAEPNANIFVRTGTFDNPIMIEGGVADASGRFKVNILAQKKNTAIYVSATSPKKLGSWDTGVIVSSAPITATPTINTVKDTDSELSGTATPNSIITAKAGNQIIGTGTTNGSGDYTITITKQSAGTVISVTAKEGAKQESAAATTTVVSNKTATPKVNPVKDTDSELSGTAAPYSTITAKVAGEIIGTGSTNGSGIYTITITKQSAGTVISVTAKEENKQESAAATTTVVSNKTATPKVNPVKDTDSELSGTAAPYSTITAKVAGEIIGTGSANGSGIYTITITKQSAGTVISVTAKEENKQESAAATTTVVSNKTATPKVNPVKDTDSELNGTATPYSTITAKVAGQVIGTGSANGSGIYTITITKQTAGTVIHVTAKEGSKQESAAATTTVKAVLDYSLTVPKSYAMGTKTITGTYGKGLAYIRLFINGKVVTQATTDSQGNYTINNADKYITKNTDQVDIVGVDQRYVEQTRKAVPVTGEIDYSLTVPTNYQIGTKTITGTYGKGLAYIRLFVNGKVVTQATTDSQGNYTVNNADKYITKNADQVDIVGVDQRYVEQARKAIPVTGEIDYSLTVPTSYQTGTKTITGTHGKDLAYIRLFVNGKVEAQAITDGQGRYTFNNVDKYVTRGTDKIEIVGVDKRYVEHARKIVPTTDGDLQDDHLTVDSYRLGSAQLTGTYGSHLAYIRLFVNGKVEAQAITDGQGNYTFNKASAFIRSHLDQVEVVGVDSRYKEYARINVPLSGSLDNTLTAKPFMITENTLSGTHGTNIAYVRLIINGKTEAQAILDDQGNYTFTNMKKYDLQSTDKVDVVGVDARYVEQNRIAISLLGNYDYSLKADAYNFKDPILTGTYGQDIAYVRLVVNGTIQQQATLDPTTHTYKFTSVNWFVETPNDKVEVIGVDKKYREQNRINIPVKGNYDYSLATNGYVIKTATLTGTAGADVKYVTLKINGIGVAETSVTANGTFAFANMNSYEIQPNDVVQLVSQDRTKQNQVTIHVPITGNYNYSLTASPYLLGDATIVGTFGADVAKVILKVNGTIVAEGVKGTASAYTISNANQWITSLTDQAEVVALNSKGKEVAHAAVAIDKVRDYKLDIISGPYTVGSWSYVHGNMGADIQYVRLYQNGIPVRTGKINPDGTYDMYVTETITAANWQDTFEIVGLDSQLKVVNRVNVIVQK, encoded by the coding sequence GTGAAAAAAAGTTTTATAGTAATTTTAACATTAATGATGTTGAGCATGTCTTTAATGCAACCTCTATCGGTATTTGCTAAGGTCGAAGATTCAGGATCAGGCGAGCAATATATTATCGATCAAAACGGAGGACAAAGTCAACCAATCACAGTAGTAGGACTTACTCCTGGGCAACACTATACAATAAAAGCAGATGTTATGGTTCATTCACTTACTCCAGCGCCTTCAAGTACAGTTGGAGACGTGGACTTAACACCTGTTATAGTTGTCAATGATTACATGCAAAGTCGAACGGATACTGCATTTACTTTAGCAATTAATGATACAGGAACACAAATTTATGATGAAGAAATGACGGTAATGTCACCTTCTTTTACAGCAACATCAACTACCGCTACAGTTTATGGAGCGGGCTTTATAAATGGAGCCAATAATAAAGATGCAACTGCTGTCATGAGGATAGGAAACGTAAGAGCAGTAAAAACAAGTGATGTCGATAATGAATATCCAGATACCACTGCTAATCCAGTAGTAAACCCTGTTACTGAGATCGACACAACTGTAACTGGGACTGCAGAACCAAATGCCAATATTTTTGTGAGAACAGGTACATTCGATAATCCTATCATGATTGAAGGCGGTGTTGCAGATGCATCTGGACGCTTTAAAGTGAATATACTCGCACAGAAAAAAAATACAGCTATCTATGTAAGTGCAACCTCACCAAAGAAATTAGGAAGCTGGGACACAGGGGTAATCGTTAGTAGTGCACCTATTACAGCTACACCAACAATAAACACAGTCAAAGATACCGATAGCGAATTAAGCGGAACCGCCACACCAAATAGTATCATCACAGCGAAAGCAGGCAACCAAATCATCGGCACCGGCACCACAAACGGAAGTGGTGACTATACAATCACCATCACCAAACAAAGCGCCGGCACCGTAATCAGCGTCACAGCCAAAGAAGGAGCCAAACAAGAAAGCGCCGCCGCAACGACAACGGTTGTTTCAAACAAAACGGCCACACCAAAAGTAAATCCCGTCAAAGACACCGACAGTGAATTAAGCGGAACCGCTGCCCCGTACAGCACGATCACAGCGAAAGTAGCAGGTGAAATCATCGGAACCGGTAGCACAAACGGAAGCGGGATCTACACAATCACTATCACCAAACAAAGCGCCGGCACCGTAATTAGTGTCACAGCCAAAGAAGAAAACAAACAAGAAAGTGCGGCCGCCACCACAACGGTTGTTTCGAACAAAACGGCGACACCAAAAGTAAATCCCGTCAAAGACACCGACAGTGAGTTAAGCGGAACCGCCGCCCCGTACAGCACGATCACAGCGAAAGTAGCAGGTGAAATCATCGGCACCGGTAGCGCAAACGGAAGCGGGATCTACACGATCACCATCACCAAACAAAGCGCCGGCACCGTAATTAGTGTCACAGCCAAAGAAGAAAACAAACAAGAAAGTGCGGCCGCCACCACAACGGTTGTTTCGAACAAAACGGCGACACCAAAAGTAAATCCCGTCAAAGACACCGACAGTGAGTTAAACGGAACCGCCACCCCATACAGCACGATCACAGCAAAAGTAGCAGGCCAAGTCATTGGAACCGGCAGCGCAAACGGAAGCGGGATCTATACGATCACCATCACCAAACAAACCGCTGGCACCGTAATCCATGTCACAGCCAAAGAAGGCTCTAAACAAGAGAGTGCGGCCGCCACCACCACCGTAAAAGCTGTCCTAGATTATAGCTTAACCGTACCAAAAAGTTACGCAATGGGCACAAAAACCATTACTGGAACTTATGGCAAAGGCCTAGCGTATATTCGTTTATTCATAAATGGCAAAGTCGTAACCCAAGCCACAACAGACAGTCAAGGCAACTACACCATCAACAATGCAGACAAATATATCACTAAAAACACAGATCAAGTTGACATCGTAGGTGTTGACCAACGCTACGTAGAACAAACAAGAAAAGCCGTCCCTGTCACAGGCGAAATCGATTATAGCTTAACCGTACCAACAAATTATCAAATCGGAACCAAAACCATTACTGGAACTTACGGTAAAGGCCTAGCGTATATTCGCTTATTCGTAAATGGCAAAGTCGTAACCCAAGCTACAACAGACAGTCAAGGCAACTACACCGTCAACAATGCAGACAAATATATCACTAAAAATGCAGACCAAGTCGACATCGTCGGCGTTGACCAACGCTACGTAGAACAGGCAAGAAAAGCCATCCCTGTCACAGGTGAAATCGATTATAGCTTAACCGTACCAACAAGCTATCAAACCGGAACCAAAACCATTACCGGAACTCACGGGAAAGACTTAGCGTATATCCGCTTATTTGTGAACGGCAAAGTCGAAGCCCAAGCGATCACAGACGGTCAAGGCCGTTACACCTTTAACAATGTAGACAAATATGTAACGCGTGGAACAGATAAAATCGAAATCGTTGGTGTCGATAAACGCTACGTAGAGCACGCAAGAAAAATCGTCCCAACCACCGACGGTGATTTACAAGATGATCATTTAACCGTTGATTCTTATCGTTTAGGAAGTGCACAACTGACCGGAACGTATGGCAGTCACTTGGCGTATATCCGCTTATTTGTGAATGGCAAAGTTGAAGCCCAAGCGATCACAGACGGCCAAGGGAATTACACCTTTAACAAAGCATCTGCTTTCATCCGCTCTCATTTGGATCAAGTCGAGGTCGTTGGTGTGGATAGCAGGTACAAAGAATACGCACGAATCAATGTGCCATTATCAGGAAGCTTAGACAACACCTTAACAGCCAAACCCTTCATGATTACAGAGAATACACTAAGTGGAACGCACGGCACAAATATCGCTTACGTTCGCTTGATCATAAACGGTAAAACAGAAGCCCAAGCGATCTTAGATGACCAAGGCAACTATACATTCACCAATATGAAAAAATATGATCTTCAAAGCACAGACAAAGTCGACGTCGTGGGTGTCGATGCACGTTATGTCGAACAAAACCGCATCGCCATTTCCCTACTCGGCAACTATGATTACAGCTTAAAAGCAGATGCCTATAACTTCAAGGATCCAATCCTGACAGGCACCTATGGACAAGATATCGCTTATGTTCGTCTAGTCGTTAATGGAACGATCCAACAACAAGCGACACTGGATCCAACCACACATACGTATAAATTTACTAGCGTTAATTGGTTTGTGGAAACACCTAATGATAAAGTCGAAGTCATTGGCGTTGATAAAAAATACAGAGAGCAAAATCGCATCAATATCCCAGTGAAAGGAAATTATGATTATAGTTTAGCAACCAATGGCTATGTTATAAAAACAGCAACTCTAACAGGGACAGCTGGAGCAGATGTTAAATATGTCACATTGAAGATTAATGGCATTGGCGTCGCAGAAACGAGTGTCACAGCGAATGGAACATTTGCCTTCGCGAACATGAACAGCTATGAAATCCAACCCAATGATGTCGTTCAATTAGTCTCTCAAGATCGCACAAAACAAAATCAAGTGACCATCCATGTCCCTATCACAGGAAACTATAATTATAGCCTAACTGCTTCTCCATATCTGTTAGGTGACGCTACCATAGTCGGGACTTTTGGCGCGGATGTAGCCAAAGTTATCTTAAAAGTCAACGGCACCATCGTAGCCGAAGGCGTGAAAGGAACCGCTTCAGCGTATACCATTTCGAATGCCAATCAGTGGATAACCAGTCTAACCGACCAAGCAGAAGTTGTCGCACTGAACAGTAAAGGAAAAGAAGTAGCACATGCCGCAGTAGCGATCGATAAGGTAAGAGATTACAAACTTGATATCATAAGCGGCCCTTATACAGTAGGTAGCTGGTCTTATGTACATGGAAACATGGGCGCAGACATCCAATACGTTCGTTTGTATCAAAACGGTATCCCTGTACGTACAGGGAAAATCAACCCAGATGGCACCTATGATATGTATGTCACAGAAACAATTACCGCAGCAAATTGGCAAGACACATTTGAAATTGTTGGCTTAGATAGTCAACTTAAAGTTGTCAACAGAGTCAACGTTATTGTACAAAAATAA
- a CDS encoding helix-turn-helix transcriptional regulator, giving the protein MNDNGNTQTLGAFLREARNRITPRQIGLLPNSRRRTPGLRREEVAQLANIGVSWYTAIEQGKNVHPSNNVLEALADALLLSTSERQYLFSLATGTKLEKKKEQQTISIGLKQIVDSLDPDPAYIIDEYWDILIWNKSAEFVFHFHPYDQNVHYLPNLLRHFLTDPFMVALNGNSWEKRAKVMIARYRADRARYPQDDKAQQLIEELEQTSSLFKKTWIQQKISIASNSKKIFMHPEIGLLECEQSILQTPDNPSLSLRVFTTDKTLHEIIRKQLHQ; this is encoded by the coding sequence ATGAATGACAATGGAAATACACAAACTTTAGGTGCTTTTTTAAGAGAAGCTCGTAATCGAATAACTCCTAGACAAATCGGGCTCCTTCCAAATAGTAGACGTAGAACGCCTGGTTTACGCCGAGAGGAAGTGGCACAATTAGCCAATATTGGTGTATCTTGGTATACGGCAATTGAACAAGGTAAAAATGTTCATCCTTCTAATAATGTTTTAGAAGCCCTAGCAGATGCACTCTTGTTGTCAACTTCAGAAAGACAATATTTATTCTCTCTAGCTACTGGTACAAAATTAGAAAAAAAGAAAGAGCAACAAACAATCTCTATAGGCTTAAAACAAATTGTCGACTCTTTAGATCCAGATCCAGCTTACATCATTGATGAATATTGGGATATCCTTATATGGAATAAGTCCGCAGAATTTGTTTTTCACTTCCATCCATATGATCAAAATGTTCATTATCTTCCTAATCTATTACGTCATTTTTTAACAGATCCCTTTATGGTTGCCCTTAATGGTAACAGCTGGGAAAAGAGAGCAAAAGTAATGATTGCAAGATACCGAGCAGATCGCGCTAGATATCCACAAGATGATAAGGCACAGCAGTTGATTGAAGAACTAGAACAAACTAGCAGCCTATTTAAAAAGACTTGGATACAGCAGAAAATAAGCATAGCAAGCAACAGTAAAAAAATTTTTATGCATCCTGAAATTGGGTTGTTAGAATGCGAACAAAGTATATTACAAACTCCTGATAACCCTAGTTTAAGCTTACGGGTATTTACTACGGATAAAACGCTGCATGAGATCATAAGAAAGCAACTCCATCAATAA
- a CDS encoding NAD(P)-dependent oxidoreductase, whose translation MKFFITGGTGKVGSRFACYLLNKGYEVKLLVRSIEKGKALQERGAELILGSLSDYSFLVNAIKGTDAVIHLAAQFRNISDEEVAWENNYEASLIVAKAAIEAGVKRFVFSSTSLVYGGIEHTRPCLEEEKLAPKMLYPKTKAATEKALLELDLDLRIVRFAFVYGDRDKHIEEFAPIMQTWNPKQKLSLIHHDDICQSLLLAAEKEGVAKHIYNVADEEPISVADLLDLNHMPKQSPEAHDTPYDEYGMLLDTTKIKAELGFKPKYPSFKSALDADAL comes from the coding sequence ATGAAATTTTTTATTACTGGAGGAACAGGAAAAGTTGGAAGTAGATTCGCTTGTTATTTACTAAATAAAGGATACGAAGTAAAATTACTTGTGCGTAGCATAGAAAAAGGTAAAGCTCTTCAAGAACGAGGCGCGGAATTAATTTTAGGTAGTCTTAGTGATTATTCCTTTTTGGTAAACGCTATAAAAGGAACCGATGCTGTCATCCATCTAGCTGCCCAATTTAGAAATATTAGCGATGAAGAAGTAGCATGGGAAAATAACTATGAGGCTAGCTTGATAGTTGCTAAAGCTGCTATTGAAGCAGGTGTTAAGCGTTTTGTTTTCAGTAGTACAAGCCTAGTTTATGGAGGCATTGAACATACTAGACCTTGTCTGGAAGAAGAAAAACTTGCACCAAAAATGCTTTATCCCAAAACAAAAGCAGCTACTGAAAAAGCTTTATTAGAATTAGATCTAGATCTTCGTATTGTTCGCTTTGCTTTCGTTTACGGTGATAGAGATAAGCATATTGAAGAATTTGCGCCTATCATGCAAACTTGGAATCCAAAACAAAAGCTGTCTCTTATTCATCATGATGATATTTGTCAATCTCTTTTATTAGCTGCTGAAAAAGAGGGTGTTGCTAAACATATTTATAACGTTGCGGATGAAGAACCTATTAGTGTAGCTGATCTTCTAGACCTAAATCATATGCCAAAGCAAAGTCCAGAAGCTCATGATACGCCATATGATGAATACGGAATGCTTCTCGATACTACAAAAATTAAAGCGGAATTAGGATTTAAACCAAAGTATCCATCTTTTAAAAGCGCTCTTGATGCTGATGCTTTGTAA
- a CDS encoding lmo0937 family membrane protein, with the protein MLGIIWGIIVILFVVWLIGIIFHIAGGLINILLVVILILIIWNLIQSARGRRNR; encoded by the coding sequence ATGTTAGGGATTATTTGGGGTATTATTGTTATTCTTTTTGTTGTTTGGCTTATTGGGATTATTTTTCACATTGCTGGTGGGTTGATCAATATTTTATTAGTGGTTATTTTAATTTTAATCATTTGGAATTTAATTCAAAGTGCACGGGGTAGACGTAATAGATGA
- a CDS encoding low molecular weight protein-tyrosine-phosphatase: protein MIKVIFVCLGNICRSPMAEGIFSKMVEEARLSDQISIRSFATGSWNLGNSPHRGTKQVLKKLGIDYADMRAEKLMPEDIKTAQYIVGMDDSNVRNILKVSQDEDAHMKVKKLMDYVKNPEATSIPDPYYTGDFMETERLITAGCEALLKFIRVKEGI, encoded by the coding sequence ATGATCAAAGTAATATTTGTTTGCCTTGGTAATATTTGCCGTTCGCCAATGGCAGAAGGAATTTTTTCTAAAATGGTGGAAGAAGCTCGACTAAGTGATCAAATTAGTATTCGTTCATTTGCAACTGGCTCTTGGAATCTTGGGAATTCGCCTCACCGTGGCACTAAACAAGTTTTAAAAAAACTAGGGATTGACTATGCTGACATGCGTGCTGAAAAACTAATGCCTGAGGATATTAAAACGGCGCAATATATTGTTGGAATGGATGATAGTAACGTTCGTAACATTTTGAAAGTTAGCCAGGATGAAGATGCTCATATGAAAGTAAAAAAATTAATGGATTATGTTAAAAACCCAGAGGCAACTAGTATTCCGGATCCTTATTATACTGGCGATTTTATGGAAACTGAACGTTTAATTACTGCTGGTTGCGAAGCGCTTTTAAAGTTTATTCGGGTAAAAGAGGGAATTTAA
- a CDS encoding SMI1/KNR4 family protein, producing MTIWLGENNLPVVQEALHQFEQQKQILLPAAYKQLLMQQNGGYIYKNHLPTIEPTSYGFNFLEVYRFLGINELITSTPFADENPLTGKKIFFHRDGMRYLGFDYIRLEPEIIYADFETMQTFTAAKDFNHFLNELYFKPFDLTSINGYSVDKLTQIMRQSTVAEQKLLFIKLEDFADKNWYFDELLRFLQVADSLIVAELFENQLFFFRRKLTDKLVYKLLNALHQAGLPQEKITVLKKEWEES from the coding sequence TTGACAATCTGGTTGGGAGAAAACAATTTACCCGTGGTGCAAGAAGCTTTACATCAGTTTGAACAGCAAAAACAAATTCTCTTGCCGGCTGCTTATAAACAATTATTGATGCAACAAAATGGTGGATATATTTATAAAAATCATTTACCGACAATCGAGCCTACTTCCTATGGTTTTAATTTTTTAGAAGTGTATCGCTTTCTTGGCATAAATGAACTGATCACATCGACTCCCTTTGCAGATGAAAACCCGCTAACTGGGAAAAAAATCTTTTTCCACCGCGACGGAATGCGTTATCTTGGTTTCGATTATATCCGTTTGGAACCAGAAATTATTTATGCTGATTTTGAAACGATGCAAACATTTACTGCAGCAAAAGATTTTAATCATTTTCTAAATGAACTTTATTTTAAACCATTTGATCTTACGTCAATAAATGGTTATTCAGTAGATAAATTAACACAAATTATGCGACAATCCACAGTAGCTGAGCAGAAGCTACTTTTCATAAAGTTAGAGGATTTTGCAGATAAAAATTGGTATTTTGATGAATTATTACGTTTTTTACAAGTTGCTGATAGCCTTATTGTAGCAGAATTATTTGAGAATCAGCTATTTTTCTTTCGGCGCAAATTAACGGATAAACTGGTATATAAACTTTTAAATGCGCTTCATCAAGCAGGTTTACCTCAAGAAAAAATAACTGTTTTAAAAAAAGAATGGGAGGAATCGTGA
- a CDS encoding DNA starvation/stationary phase protection protein produces the protein MKTINSVDTKQFLNHQVANLNVFTVKIHQIHWYMRGKNFFTLHEKMDDLYSEFGEQMDEVAERLIAIGGAPFSTLKEFLENASVEEAPYTKKKTMEELIEMLVGTLKLLRDEYQQGIELTDKEGDDVTNDMLIAFKNSIDKHIWMYQAFLNKAPLED, from the coding sequence ATGAAAACAATCAATTCTGTCGACACAAAGCAATTCTTAAACCATCAAGTAGCCAATTTAAATGTCTTTACAGTGAAAATCCATCAGATCCATTGGTACATGCGCGGTAAGAACTTCTTCACACTACACGAAAAAATGGATGATCTTTACAGCGAATTTGGTGAACAAATGGATGAAGTCGCTGAACGTCTAATTGCTATTGGTGGTGCACCATTTTCTACATTGAAAGAATTCTTGGAAAATGCAAGTGTGGAAGAAGCTCCTTATACTAAAAAGAAAACAATGGAAGAACTCATTGAAATGCTTGTTGGCACATTGAAATTATTACGAGATGAGTATCAACAAGGCATTGAATTAACAGATAAAGAAGGCGACGATGTAACAAATGATATGCTCATCGCTTTTAAAAATAGTATTGATAAACATATCTGGATGTACCAAGCATTTCTTAATAAAGCACCACTTGAAGATTAA
- a CDS encoding HesB/YadR/YfhF family protein — translation MEIEVTDSAQKWFKDEFDVSGQKGIRLFAKYGGSNSTLHPGFSIGVEADEPIEAVVLNNKDGSVFVFIEDHDYWYFKDRNWKIDYNPTTEEANYSFN, via the coding sequence ATGGAAATCGAAGTAACAGATAGTGCGCAAAAATGGTTTAAAGATGAGTTCGATGTATCCGGTCAAAAAGGTATTCGTCTTTTTGCGAAGTATGGTGGTTCTAATAGTACTCTTCATCCAGGTTTTTCCATTGGAGTTGAGGCTGATGAACCTATTGAAGCAGTAGTTTTGAATAATAAAGACGGCAGCGTGTTTGTTTTTATTGAAGACCATGACTATTGGTACTTTAAGGATCGTAACTGGAAAATTGATTATAATCCAACAACAGAAGAAGCTAATTATTCTTTTAATTAA
- a CDS encoding MBL fold metallo-hydrolase, which produces MFKKIILLAVFVLFILTGCSYPNISSSDNLTGARFSFFDVGQGDSTLIQAEDGTTILIDTGRQDNNHILEKLQQKKVSKIDLLLLTHPHADHIGYADKVIEKYKPREIWMSGFVFNSSIYERVIDAALASSAKYKEPRRGNKANFGPFEIEVLSPDQLSEDANNNSLCIRLTYGRISAIFTGDAEKSREQEMVHSGLNLKADILDLGHHGSSTSNQPFFLDKVQPKIAVYSAEQANRYGHPHQEVLTWLNERHIKTLGTDVNGEITITTDGKTFHTSTEKEGIPKPGSSYSAKEKIRPHEKMEGAKSEEMPNVININRASKEELQFLPLVGPELAEKIIRARPYHSIDDLKRVNGIGNGIVRQIKAQGIAQVK; this is translated from the coding sequence ATGTTTAAAAAGATAATCTTACTAGCTGTATTTGTACTCTTTATCCTGACAGGTTGTAGTTATCCTAACATAAGTTCTAGCGACAATTTAACAGGAGCGAGATTTAGTTTCTTTGATGTTGGACAAGGAGACAGTACGTTGATTCAAGCAGAAGATGGGACGACCATTCTCATTGATACAGGTCGCCAAGATAACAACCATATTTTAGAAAAACTACAACAAAAAAAGGTCTCCAAAATTGATTTATTATTATTAACACATCCGCATGCTGATCATATTGGTTACGCTGATAAAGTGATTGAAAAATACAAACCACGAGAAATCTGGATGAGCGGTTTCGTTTTTAACAGCAGTATTTACGAGCGTGTTATTGATGCGGCCCTTGCTTCAAGTGCAAAATATAAAGAACCAAGAAGGGGAAATAAAGCTAATTTTGGTCCATTTGAGATTGAAGTACTTAGCCCAGATCAATTAAGTGAAGATGCAAATAATAATTCGCTTTGTATTCGCTTGACATATGGTCGAATTTCAGCGATCTTTACAGGGGATGCTGAAAAATCGCGCGAACAGGAAATGGTCCATAGCGGGTTAAATTTAAAAGCCGATATTTTAGATCTAGGGCATCATGGCTCTTCTACATCTAATCAACCATTTTTCCTAGATAAAGTGCAACCCAAAATAGCTGTTTATTCAGCAGAACAAGCCAATCGTTATGGACATCCTCATCAGGAGGTACTTACCTGGTTGAATGAACGTCATATCAAAACCTTGGGGACGGATGTAAATGGAGAAATTACGATAACAACAGATGGAAAAACTTTTCACACGAGTACTGAAAAAGAAGGGATCCCAAAGCCTGGAAGCAGTTACTCAGCAAAAGAAAAAATACGACCACATGAAAAAATGGAAGGCGCAAAAAGTGAAGAAATGCCTAATGTAATCAATATCAATCGTGCTTCAAAAGAAGAATTACAATTTTTACCACTCGTTGGCCCTGAACTTGCAGAAAAAATTATTCGCGCGCGTCCCTATCATTCAATTGATGATTTAAAACGGGTAAACGGGATAGGTAATGGTATTGTCCGCCAAATTAAAGCGCAGGGAATTGCGCAGGTAAAGTAG
- a CDS encoding DUF3006 domain-containing protein has product MKKATLDRLEDGQAIFLIHPEEVEWQMAASHLPQGLKEGDEVFISDDGKITYSEKETEQAKDRIAKKLSELRKRQ; this is encoded by the coding sequence ATGAAAAAAGCAACCCTTGACCGATTAGAGGATGGACAAGCTATTTTCTTAATTCATCCTGAAGAAGTAGAATGGCAAATGGCTGCTAGTCATTTACCCCAAGGCTTAAAAGAGGGGGATGAGGTTTTTATCTCTGATGATGGCAAGATCACTTATAGCGAAAAGGAAACCGAACAAGCAAAAGATCGTATTGCAAAGAAATTAAGTGAATTAAGAAAACGTCAATAA
- a CDS encoding AI-2E family transporter — translation MKWLISLKQNTTLRRLFVFALAGLVIYALRCLIDLILLTFIFAFLVTRLESAILKRVKIPRKLIVIVLYLVVALFLYIAVVHYLPILITQISQLIHLLVTTYNHPGDNEIVKWIVDFVQRSNIEKYLQSSVDFALTSLSGIGSISLSFFLALILSLFFSLEKERVFHFTSLFLTSKVGFIFKDLAYFGEKFVKTFGVVLEAQLLIALVNTIITTLALYLMNFPQLLSLIIMVFILGLIPVAGVIISCVPLTIIAYSIGGFQDVIYILITVVIVHALETYVLNPKLMSSKTDMPVFYTFIVLIFSEQFFSVWGLIVGIPVFVFLLDVLDVRHTEEIPRRNFFGREKRKNK, via the coding sequence ATGAAGTGGCTTATAAGTTTAAAACAAAATACAACTTTACGAAGGCTATTCGTTTTTGCGTTAGCTGGATTAGTGATTTATGCTTTGCGGTGTCTGATTGATTTAATATTATTAACATTTATTTTTGCTTTTTTAGTGACACGATTAGAAAGTGCGATTTTAAAGCGAGTGAAAATTCCACGAAAGCTAATTGTTATCGTACTATATCTTGTTGTTGCGCTTTTTCTTTATATTGCGGTGGTGCATTATTTGCCGATTTTAATTACGCAAATTTCGCAATTAATTCATTTGCTTGTCACTACATATAATCATCCAGGTGATAATGAAATTGTTAAGTGGATTGTTGATTTTGTTCAAAGAAGTAATATCGAAAAATACTTGCAATCTAGCGTTGATTTCGCATTAACTTCTTTATCGGGGATAGGATCTATCAGTTTGTCCTTTTTTTTAGCATTGATTTTAAGCTTATTTTTCTCACTAGAAAAAGAGCGCGTTTTTCACTTTACAAGTTTGTTTTTAACAAGCAAAGTGGGTTTTATTTTTAAAGATCTCGCTTATTTTGGCGAAAAATTTGTTAAAACTTTTGGTGTCGTTTTAGAAGCACAATTATTGATTGCTTTAGTCAATACAATCATTACGACATTGGCGCTTTATTTGATGAACTTTCCACAGTTATTAAGCCTGATCATTATGGTCTTTATTTTAGGCCTTATTCCAGTTGCTGGTGTGATTATTTCTTGTGTGCCACTTACAATCATTGCTTATTCCATTGGTGGCTTTCAAGATGTTATCTACATTTTAATTACAGTTGTCATCGTTCATGCGCTTGAAACCTATGTATTAAATCCAAAATTAATGTCTTCAAAAACGGATATGCCTGTATTTTATACGTTTATTGTATTAATTTTTTCAGAACAGTTCTTTAGCGTGTGGGGATTGATTGTTGGCATTCCGGTTTTTGTGTTCTTACTTGATGTACTAGACGTGCGTCATACTGAAGAAATTCCACGCAGAAATTTTTTTGGCCGAGAAAAAAGAAAAAATAAATAA